The proteins below come from a single Dinghuibacter silviterrae genomic window:
- a CDS encoding polysaccharide lyase, with product MNKKWILLVGLTASLGIARAQYPTVPEDIKAQSEAMLKAAYAHSDSAWQVALPIIQDEAAHGKPYVPWATRPTDLPQAPILAFPGAEGGGAHSFGGRGGKVYVVTSLDDSGPGTLRWACEQGGARIVVFNVAGIIRIHTPIIVRAPYISIEGQTAPGDGVCVAGESFWVNTHDVIIRYMRFRRGETNVGRRDDALGGDPVGNVIVDHCSTSWGLDENFSMYRHMYNDGEPGKIDEKLGTVNITISNCISAESLDTWNHAFGSTMGGENCLLIRNLWADNTGRNPSIGWNGVFNFVNNVVFNWHHRSMDGGDYTCLYNIINNYFKPGPVTPKNENVGHRILKPESGRSKLGYRAYGRCYVNGNVMEGNPEVTADNWNGGVQIEEQKDAGSYKDDMKVSVPFPINAPIFILPASQAYSYVLANAGATLPDRDPVDKRVIEQVRTGKITYQEVNTDTMFQFKVRKLPKDSYKLGIVTNIVEVGGYPDYQGTPYKDSDNDGIPDAWEIAHGLNPHDASDASKPAKNGGGYTNIEVYLNTVAAKGEKPLKA from the coding sequence ATGAATAAGAAATGGATTTTACTGGTTGGCCTGACCGCGTCGCTTGGCATCGCCAGGGCCCAGTACCCGACGGTACCGGAAGACATAAAGGCCCAAAGCGAGGCGATGTTGAAAGCGGCTTACGCCCACTCGGATTCCGCCTGGCAGGTGGCCTTGCCCATCATCCAGGACGAAGCCGCCCATGGTAAACCCTATGTCCCCTGGGCTACCCGGCCAACGGATTTGCCACAGGCGCCCATCCTTGCTTTTCCGGGAGCAGAAGGGGGCGGTGCCCACAGTTTTGGCGGTCGCGGCGGCAAGGTGTATGTCGTGACCAGCCTGGACGACAGCGGACCGGGGACCTTGCGCTGGGCGTGTGAGCAGGGCGGCGCCCGTATCGTCGTGTTTAACGTGGCCGGGATCATCCGGATTCATACACCTATCATCGTCCGTGCGCCCTATATTAGCATCGAAGGCCAGACGGCGCCCGGGGACGGGGTTTGCGTGGCCGGCGAGTCCTTCTGGGTCAACACCCACGACGTGATCATCCGCTACATGCGGTTCCGCCGGGGCGAAACCAACGTCGGCCGCCGGGACGACGCCCTGGGCGGCGACCCTGTGGGGAACGTGATCGTGGACCACTGCTCGACAAGCTGGGGGCTCGACGAGAACTTTTCCATGTACCGGCACATGTACAACGACGGGGAGCCTGGCAAAATCGACGAGAAGCTGGGGACCGTCAACATCACCATCTCCAACTGTATCTCCGCAGAATCCCTGGATACCTGGAACCACGCCTTCGGGTCCACCATGGGCGGCGAAAATTGTCTCCTCATCCGCAACCTCTGGGCCGACAATACCGGCCGGAATCCGTCGATCGGTTGGAACGGGGTGTTTAACTTTGTCAACAACGTCGTCTTCAACTGGCACCACCGGTCCATGGACGGCGGCGACTATACCTGTCTGTACAACATCATCAATAACTATTTCAAACCGGGGCCGGTCACGCCAAAGAACGAGAACGTAGGGCATCGTATCCTGAAACCGGAATCCGGGCGCAGCAAACTAGGGTATCGTGCGTACGGGCGCTGTTATGTCAATGGCAACGTGATGGAAGGGAATCCCGAGGTAACGGCGGACAACTGGAATGGAGGCGTGCAGATCGAGGAACAAAAAGACGCCGGGAGTTATAAGGATGACATGAAGGTGTCTGTTCCGTTCCCGATCAACGCACCGATCTTTATCCTGCCTGCTTCTCAGGCTTACTCGTATGTGCTGGCCAACGCGGGCGCCACGCTGCCTGACCGCGACCCGGTAGACAAGCGCGTCATCGAACAGGTCCGCACCGGCAAGATCACCTACCAGGAGGTCAATACCGATACCATGTTCCAGTTCAAGGTGCGCAAGCTCCCCAAGGATTCGTACAAACTGGGGATCGTGACCAACATCGTGGAGGTTGGTGGTTATCCCGACTACCAGGGGACGCCCTACAAGGATTCGGACAACGACGGCATACCGGACGCTTGGGAAATCGCCCACGGGCTCAACCCCCACGACGCCTCGGATGCTTCCAAACCCGCCAAAAACGGGGGCGGTTATACCAATATTGAAGTGTACCTGAATACCGTGGCCGCCAAAGGCGAAAAACCATTGAAGGCTTGA
- a CDS encoding DUF6298 domain-containing protein gives MMSDHIHFCKRILVGLVPAFMHVGGWAQQGPGPSHAGASARPGAAAPANPRAAAPARPRVEPPALPVTFTGGRLTYAPDELGNRVPDFSYCGYAQGDAPLPEVPVRAVVALSTGDATAQIQAAIDYVSALPLDASGFRGAVLLEKGTYRVSGSLVLAHSGVVLRGAGRETVLEATGPDRRTLIRILGRDDRVVEPYVAVAAGYVPVGEASLAVAGSFAPGDEVLVCRPSSSSWIQALGTDHFGGGVTALAWKPGQRDIYWDRRVVSASGGRVTLDVPLTTALDTAFGGGFIARYRWPGRITHVGVENLRCVSDVDAINNKDEAHSWTGISLENVRDAWVRRIDFEHFAGSAVEVLSTASRVTVEDCKSLDPIGEIGGQRRNTFFTEGGQTLFHRLYAEHGYHDFGTGFCAPGPNAFVDCDDVRPYSFSGGLDSWASGVLFDVLRIDGQTLGFFNREQDGQGAGWNAANSVLWNCSASMIDCYQPPTAENWSFGSWGQFRGDGFWAESNSTIPPRSLYYAQLSQRLGHPIDGGLLPIMGDASSSPTPEEAARLMSESTRPAVVMPQWIDSLEAMHPLAVAAAGARVFEVASAARAGVSGGTGAAGATGATGAVPGGVSSPAAPGGVSLPPAAPPMHIAGGWLLRGDAVLVGKRYYEPWWEGSIRPYGVADAKPAITRFVPGRTGRGFTDDLSALTDTMAMTHVVALDHNYGLWYDRRRDDHERIRRMDGDVWPPFYELPFMRSGRDSAWDGLSKYDLTRYNPWYWSRLRQFADLADRKGLVLIHQNYFQHNIIEAGAHYADFPWRTANNINHTGFPEPPPFAGDKRIFMAEQFYDTTQPQRRALHAAFIRQCLNNFKDNNGVIQLLAAEYTGPLHFARFWVDQIASWEASTGIHECIGLSTTKDVQDSILADPVRSGTIDLIDIRYWYYESGGRLYAPPGGQNMAPRQHERVLKPKRPDFEAVYRSVRAYRDRYPGKAVMYSAEGCDTFGWAVFMAGGSLANIPVVADPQFLRAAALMRPLDAVAAGAPRSCAADSSAPGSAAPGSSAPGSAAPGSGAPGSGAPGSAAPGSGAPSVGPHVLGNPAVGYIVYGAGSVDLAPGRYRLHRIDPRSGAFTGEASKVSGGKAFALSGEYVFWLEKY, from the coding sequence ATGATGTCTGACCATATACACTTTTGCAAACGCATACTGGTGGGCTTGGTGCCCGCCTTTATGCATGTCGGGGGGTGGGCGCAGCAGGGGCCCGGGCCTTCGCACGCGGGGGCTTCCGCGCGGCCGGGCGCAGCGGCCCCGGCGAACCCCCGCGCAGCGGCCCCGGCGCGCCCGCGCGTTGAGCCCCCGGCGTTGCCCGTGACCTTCACCGGCGGCCGGCTAACTTATGCGCCCGACGAGCTCGGCAACCGCGTCCCCGATTTCTCCTACTGCGGCTATGCGCAGGGTGACGCTCCCCTCCCGGAGGTGCCCGTCCGCGCCGTGGTGGCGCTTTCTACCGGTGACGCCACCGCGCAGATACAGGCGGCGATCGACTATGTGTCGGCGTTGCCGCTGGATGCCTCGGGGTTTCGGGGGGCGGTGTTGCTGGAGAAAGGGACTTATCGTGTTTCCGGATCGTTGGTTCTTGCGCACTCGGGTGTGGTACTCCGGGGTGCAGGTCGCGAGACCGTCCTGGAGGCAACCGGCCCCGACCGGCGGACGCTGATCCGCATCCTGGGGCGGGACGATAGGGTGGTGGAGCCGTATGTTGCTGTTGCCGCTGGTTATGTGCCCGTCGGGGAGGCGTCTTTGGCCGTGGCCGGGTCCTTTGCCCCCGGTGACGAGGTGCTCGTGTGCCGGCCGTCTTCTTCCTCCTGGATACAAGCCCTGGGCACCGATCACTTCGGGGGCGGCGTCACTGCCTTGGCGTGGAAACCGGGTCAGCGCGATATATATTGGGACCGCCGTGTCGTCTCCGCTTCGGGTGGCCGCGTGACGTTGGACGTCCCCCTGACTACGGCCCTGGATACCGCCTTCGGTGGCGGCTTTATCGCGCGTTATCGCTGGCCCGGCCGGATCACCCACGTTGGCGTCGAGAACCTTCGTTGTGTTAGCGATGTCGATGCGATTAATAATAAAGACGAAGCCCACAGCTGGACTGGAATTTCCCTGGAGAATGTCCGCGACGCCTGGGTCCGCCGGATCGACTTCGAACACTTTGCCGGATCTGCGGTGGAAGTCTTGAGTACGGCTTCCCGCGTCACTGTGGAGGACTGCAAGTCCCTGGATCCGATCGGCGAGATCGGCGGACAGCGGCGCAATACATTTTTTACCGAGGGCGGACAAACGCTTTTCCACCGGTTGTATGCCGAACATGGGTACCACGATTTCGGGACGGGCTTTTGTGCGCCCGGACCCAATGCCTTTGTCGACTGCGACGACGTCCGTCCTTATAGCTTTAGCGGTGGCCTGGACAGTTGGGCCTCCGGGGTGCTTTTTGATGTCCTGCGGATCGATGGGCAAACCTTGGGTTTCTTCAACCGCGAACAGGATGGACAGGGTGCGGGGTGGAACGCCGCCAACAGTGTGTTGTGGAATTGCTCCGCTTCTATGATCGACTGTTATCAGCCCCCTACCGCAGAGAATTGGTCGTTTGGCTCCTGGGGGCAGTTCCGGGGAGACGGCTTTTGGGCTGAATCCAACAGCACCATTCCGCCCCGTAGTTTATATTATGCGCAGTTGTCCCAACGCCTGGGTCATCCCATCGATGGCGGCCTGTTACCCATCATGGGGGATGCCAGCAGCAGCCCGACGCCGGAGGAGGCGGCAAGGCTTATGTCGGAGTCCACGCGACCGGCGGTGGTGATGCCGCAGTGGATCGATTCGCTGGAGGCGATGCATCCGCTCGCGGTGGCCGCCGCCGGGGCGCGGGTGTTTGAGGTGGCTTCGGCCGCGCGCGCTGGCGTTTCGGGCGGTACCGGGGCAGCCGGCGCAACCGGCGCAACCGGCGCAGTGCCCGGCGGGGTGTCGTCGCCAGCGGCGCCCGGCGGGGTGTCGTTGCCGCCGGCGGCGCCCCCCATGCACATCGCCGGCGGCTGGCTCCTACGCGGCGACGCCGTCCTCGTCGGCAAGCGCTATTATGAACCCTGGTGGGAAGGTTCCATCCGGCCTTACGGCGTAGCCGATGCCAAACCCGCCATCACCCGTTTTGTACCCGGGCGCACCGGCCGTGGTTTTACCGACGACCTTTCCGCCCTTACGGACACTATGGCGATGACCCACGTCGTGGCCCTGGACCATAACTACGGTCTTTGGTACGACCGGCGCAGGGACGACCACGAACGCATCCGTCGTATGGACGGTGACGTCTGGCCCCCCTTTTACGAGCTCCCCTTTATGCGCAGCGGTCGCGACTCCGCCTGGGACGGGCTCAGCAAGTACGACCTGACCCGCTATAACCCCTGGTATTGGAGCCGTCTTCGCCAGTTTGCGGACCTCGCCGACCGGAAAGGCCTCGTCCTTATCCATCAAAATTATTTTCAGCACAACATCATCGAGGCCGGCGCCCACTACGCCGACTTCCCCTGGCGCACCGCCAACAACATCAACCACACCGGTTTCCCTGAGCCCCCTCCTTTTGCCGGGGATAAGCGGATCTTTATGGCGGAACAATTCTATGACACGACCCAGCCCCAGCGCCGGGCCTTGCACGCCGCGTTTATCCGCCAATGCCTGAACAACTTCAAAGACAACAACGGCGTGATCCAACTCCTCGCCGCAGAATACACCGGGCCCCTCCACTTCGCCCGGTTCTGGGTGGACCAGATCGCATCCTGGGAGGCGTCCACCGGTATACACGAATGCATCGGTCTCAGCACCACAAAGGACGTCCAGGACAGCATCCTGGCCGACCCCGTGCGTTCCGGGACCATCGACCTCATCGACATCCGTTATTGGTACTATGAATCCGGTGGCCGTTTGTACGCCCCGCCGGGCGGTCAAAATATGGCGCCCCGTCAACACGAACGCGTGCTGAAACCGAAGCGCCCCGACTTTGAAGCCGTCTATCGTTCGGTCCGCGCGTACCGCGACCGCTACCCTGGCAAGGCGGTGATGTATTCGGCCGAGGGCTGTGATACGTTTGGGTGGGCTGTGTTTATGGCGGGCGGGTCGCTCGCGAACATACCGGTGGTTGCGGATCCGCAGTTTCTTCGCGCCGCCGCTTTGATGCGGCCGCTGGATGCGGTCGCGGCCGGCGCCCCCCGTTCGTGCGCCGCCGATTCGAGCGCCCCCGGTTCAGCCGCCCCCGGTTCGAGCGCCCCCGGTTCAGCCGCCCCCGGTTCGGGCGCCCCTGGTTCGGGCGCCCCTGGTTCAGCCGCCCCCGGTTCGGGCGCCCCTTCGGTGGGCCCCCACGTGCTGGGTAACCCCGCCGTGGGCTACATCGTCTACGGCGCCGGTTCCGTCGACCTCGCACCGGGGCGGTACCGTCTGCACCGGATCGACCCGCGGAGCGGCGCCTTCACCGGCGAGGCTTCCAAGGTCTCCGGCGGCAAGGCGTTTGCGCTCTCCGGTGAGTATGTTTTTTGGTTGGAAAAATATTGA
- a CDS encoding glycoside hydrolase family 140 protein, producing the protein MLQVLLIGLSACWLRLAPPDAALLRAGVPLLRVAPGGHYLETPDGAPFFWLGDTGWLLLTKLKHEDALRYLDERKRQGYNVVQVMVLHGLRDKDAYGHAALVDGDLARPDTAGAASGPASVAPAGALDAAAPSTAGPAADGSFWSNLDFLVAAAADRGIYLALVPLWGNNIKAGHVTPAQATAYARFLGARYAGSPNVIWMNGGDIRGADAPGVWNALGNTLHGYGHLVTFHPRGRHSSSDWFADQPWLDFNSVQSGHRRYEQDTSAGDPHFGEDNWRYIQADYDRSPAKPVLDAEPSYEGIPQGLHDTHQPRWKAADIRRYAYWSVFAGACGFTYGNNSVMQFHEATEKTGAYGATDPWEKAVGDPGATQMQYLKELMLSRGYFERVPDTGMVVQTRGAATAEGAAAAHTSTAAPRGDARYDYIAATRGRAYAFLYTYTGKPFRARLGRIEGNYISAAWFNPRDGRRTAIGSFPNRGERTFDPPGAPAPGNDWVLMLDGKKTL; encoded by the coding sequence ATGTTGCAAGTATTGCTCATAGGCCTTTCCGCATGCTGGCTGCGTCTTGCACCGCCGGACGCCGCGCTGTTGCGCGCCGGCGTTCCTCTCTTGCGCGTCGCACCGGGCGGCCACTACCTGGAGACGCCGGACGGCGCTCCCTTCTTCTGGCTGGGGGACACCGGCTGGCTGTTGCTCACCAAGCTCAAACACGAGGACGCGTTGCGCTACCTCGACGAGCGGAAGCGGCAGGGGTATAACGTGGTGCAGGTGATGGTGCTGCACGGGCTGCGCGATAAGGATGCGTATGGGCACGCGGCTTTGGTCGACGGTGATCTGGCGCGGCCGGATACGGCGGGGGCGGCCAGCGGGCCTGCCTCGGTCGCCCCGGCGGGTGCGCTCGATGCGGCCGCGCCGTCGACGGCCGGGCCCGCGGCGGACGGCAGCTTCTGGTCGAACCTCGACTTCCTTGTGGCCGCCGCCGCCGACCGCGGCATCTACCTCGCGCTGGTGCCCCTCTGGGGCAACAACATCAAAGCCGGGCACGTCACCCCCGCCCAGGCCACGGCCTACGCCCGTTTCCTTGGCGCCCGTTACGCAGGGAGTCCGAACGTCATTTGGATGAACGGGGGCGACATCAGGGGAGCGGACGCACCCGGGGTATGGAATGCCCTGGGCAATACCCTTCATGGCTACGGCCACCTCGTGACCTTTCATCCCAGGGGGCGCCACTCTTCCTCCGACTGGTTTGCGGACCAGCCCTGGCTGGACTTTAACAGCGTTCAGTCGGGCCACCGGCGGTATGAACAGGACACGTCCGCCGGAGACCCGCACTTTGGCGAAGACAACTGGCGCTATATACAGGCCGACTATGACCGGAGCCCCGCCAAACCGGTCCTCGACGCCGAGCCTTCTTATGAAGGTATCCCCCAGGGGTTGCACGATACCCACCAGCCGCGCTGGAAAGCCGCGGACATACGCCGCTATGCCTACTGGTCCGTGTTCGCCGGGGCGTGTGGGTTTACCTACGGCAACAATTCCGTCATGCAGTTCCACGAGGCTACCGAAAAGACCGGAGCCTACGGTGCCACGGACCCCTGGGAAAAGGCTGTCGGTGACCCCGGCGCGACGCAAATGCAGTACCTCAAGGAACTGATGCTATCGCGGGGGTATTTTGAGCGGGTGCCCGACACCGGTATGGTGGTGCAAACGCGTGGCGCCGCGACCGCCGAAGGCGCCGCCGCCGCGCACACCAGCACCGCCGCTCCGCGCGGCGATGCCCGCTACGACTATATCGCCGCGACGCGGGGCCGCGCCTACGCATTCTTATACACCTATACCGGGAAGCCCTTTCGGGCGCGCCTGGGACGAATAGAAGGAAACTATATCAGCGCCGCCTGGTTCAACCCCCGGGACGGCCGCCGGACGGCCATCGGGTCCTTTCCCAACAGGGGAGAGCGGACCTTTGATCCGCCCGGGGCGCCGGCTCCCGGGAATGATTGGGTGTTGATGCTGGACGGAAAAAAGACACTATGA
- a CDS encoding glycoside hydrolase family 43 protein, protein MNVRPFFGLLALCLLGACRESRSVYLFTSFREPATAGLYFLYSRDGYHWKDLGGPWLPPDVGPRKLMRDPSIVQGPDGVFHLVWTTNWSGDKGFGYAFSTDLIHWSPQQFIPVMEDEPSTVNVWAPDLFYDKDSSRFVIVWASTIPFRFPKGQEPENDNQRLYYATTKDFKTFTPERLFLDPGFSSIDATIVQPGPGQYVLVFKDNTRPERDIKVAFASSVLGPYTNVSPSLTAEFTEGPTATRVGKDWLIYYDAYRKKMFGAARTRDFHTFTDITAQVSVPKGHKHGTIFMVTRKTLRGLQEASTHLQIDTTHATH, encoded by the coding sequence ATGAACGTGAGACCCTTTTTTGGACTATTGGCCCTTTGCCTGCTGGGCGCCTGCCGCGAAAGCCGGTCCGTGTACCTGTTCACGTCTTTCCGGGAGCCGGCCACCGCCGGTTTGTACTTCCTGTATAGCCGGGACGGGTATCATTGGAAGGATTTGGGCGGACCGTGGCTGCCCCCGGACGTGGGTCCCCGGAAATTGATGCGCGACCCCTCCATCGTTCAGGGGCCGGACGGGGTGTTTCACCTCGTTTGGACCACGAACTGGTCGGGGGACAAGGGTTTTGGCTATGCGTTCTCCACGGACCTCATCCACTGGAGTCCGCAACAATTCATCCCGGTCATGGAAGACGAACCGTCCACCGTCAATGTCTGGGCGCCGGACCTGTTTTATGACAAGGACAGCAGCCGGTTTGTGATCGTATGGGCGTCCACGATTCCCTTCCGTTTCCCCAAGGGACAGGAGCCGGAAAACGACAACCAGCGGCTGTACTATGCCACCACAAAGGATTTCAAAACTTTTACCCCGGAGCGCCTTTTCCTGGACCCTGGGTTTAGCTCGATCGACGCCACCATCGTCCAACCCGGCCCGGGACAGTACGTCCTGGTCTTCAAGGACAATACCCGGCCCGAAAGGGACATCAAGGTGGCCTTTGCCTCCTCGGTCCTGGGGCCGTATACAAACGTGTCCCCTTCGTTGACGGCGGAGTTTACCGAAGGGCCCACCGCAACAAGGGTCGGTAAGGACTGGCTCATCTACTATGACGCTTACCGAAAAAAGATGTTTGGGGCCGCACGCACCCGGGACTTCCATACGTTTACGGACATCACGGCGCAGGTAAGCGTGCCCAAAGGACACAAACACGGAACGATATTCATGGTCACCCGCAAGACCCTGAGGGGTCTGCAGGAGGCGAGTACACACCTTCAAATCGATACGACGCATGCAACACACTGA
- a CDS encoding SGNH/GDSL hydrolase family protein codes for MQHTEESRRHFIRKIGLAALAGPAIGRALAGTGRAAAPAMGRDAAAAAYGGAVPAGASAHPHRVSLAKGDVILFQGDSITDAKRKKTNLEANATSAFGTGYMLLAASALMYKYPDLGLQMYNRGVSGNKVFQLADRWQTDCLDLKPNVLSILVGVNDFWHTLVNGYTGTIQTYRDDYKALLDRTRKALPDVKLIIGEPYAIPGVKSVDEKWFPAFYDYQAAAKEIAAEFGAVFIPYQEVYNKALRSAPGGYWTEDGVHPSLAGAQLMADAWMETVEA; via the coding sequence ATGCAACACACTGAGGAGAGCCGCAGGCACTTTATCCGTAAGATCGGGCTGGCGGCCCTGGCGGGGCCCGCCATTGGGAGGGCGCTCGCAGGCACGGGTCGCGCAGCGGCGCCGGCCATGGGCCGCGATGCGGCCGCCGCGGCGTACGGCGGAGCAGTGCCCGCCGGCGCTTCCGCCCACCCGCACCGTGTCTCCCTTGCCAAAGGCGACGTCATCCTCTTTCAGGGCGACTCCATCACCGACGCGAAGCGGAAAAAAACCAACCTGGAGGCGAACGCCACCTCGGCGTTTGGGACGGGATATATGTTGCTGGCGGCCTCGGCCCTGATGTATAAGTACCCGGACCTTGGGCTTCAGATGTACAACAGGGGCGTGAGCGGGAACAAGGTGTTTCAACTGGCGGACCGCTGGCAGACGGACTGTCTGGACCTGAAGCCGAACGTCTTGAGCATCCTGGTGGGGGTGAATGACTTTTGGCATACGCTGGTGAACGGGTATACGGGCACGATCCAAACGTACAGGGACGACTATAAGGCTTTGCTGGACCGGACCCGGAAGGCGTTGCCGGATGTAAAGCTGATCATCGGCGAGCCCTACGCGATACCGGGTGTAAAGTCGGTGGACGAGAAGTGGTTTCCTGCCTTCTACGACTACCAGGCGGCGGCAAAAGAAATCGCCGCGGAATTCGGGGCGGTCTTTATACCGTACCAGGAGGTGTATAACAAGGCGCTGCGCTCGGCCCCGGGCGGGTATTGGACGGAGGACGGTGTGCATCCGTCGCTCGCGGGGGCGCAACTGATGGCGGACGCGTGGATGGAAACGGTGGAAGCATGA
- a CDS encoding exo-alpha-sialidase, whose product MKKSLTIVSMGLALGTGAIAQTAAPAGGTARTPAPGGTVQDTVHTALPSGAMQDTVHYSGHTMANVDYHHGQLAPAMGVHNIQVFRANREHPVIPGGPGWTYNHAPMLAYWNHRFYLEYLSDLVGESVPPGRTLLCTSEDGEKWSEPKVLFPPYKIPDGTTKEGHPGVAKNLFAVMHQRMGFYVSKRGHLLALAFYGICLDPKDDPNDGFGIGRVVREIHEDGSWGPVYFVHYNPAWNERNTTCPYYTKSPDKGFVADCDELMANPLMMMQWVEETDRKDPLIPLHKDYKAFCFYHLDDGRVVGLWKNALTGISRDGGRTWGPVTRAPHFVNSNAKIWGQKTSDGRFVTVYNPSEFRWPLALSVSADGLDYTNLLLVGGNITTMRYGGNYKSYGPQYVRGIEEGNGVPPDGKVWVTYSMNKEDIWVASIPVPITDTARTDVDEDFGRMDSSRALERWNTYSPLWAPVGIVRMADGRRALRLEDRDPFDVAEAERVFPPARRVEADFTVIPAQNDTGMLAVEFRNARGDIAVRLTFDKDGVLKTKAGPHEKNILNYEPGRAYDCKVTLSADNRFYTVTVNGKSVNQLFFTPVENLERIVFRTGPVNRFPDADTPSDQDFDVPNAGRQDGPAVFYITHLQTHTMEP is encoded by the coding sequence ATGAAAAAGTCGCTGACGATAGTATCGATGGGGCTGGCGCTGGGCACTGGGGCGATAGCCCAGACGGCCGCGCCTGCCGGCGGCACGGCCCGGACACCGGCACCCGGCGGCACGGTGCAAGACACGGTCCATACGGCGTTGCCGAGCGGAGCCATGCAAGACACGGTCCACTATTCCGGCCATACGATGGCTAACGTGGACTACCACCACGGTCAACTGGCCCCTGCCATGGGTGTCCACAACATCCAGGTATTCCGGGCGAACCGGGAACACCCGGTGATCCCGGGCGGTCCGGGGTGGACGTATAACCATGCGCCGATGCTGGCCTACTGGAATCATCGTTTTTACCTGGAATACCTGAGCGACCTGGTGGGGGAAAGCGTGCCCCCGGGGCGGACCTTATTATGCACGTCGGAAGATGGAGAAAAATGGTCGGAACCGAAAGTACTTTTTCCTCCCTATAAAATCCCTGATGGAACGACCAAGGAGGGACATCCGGGCGTCGCCAAAAACCTTTTTGCAGTGATGCACCAGCGGATGGGATTTTACGTGTCGAAGAGGGGGCACCTGCTGGCGCTGGCTTTTTATGGGATCTGTCTGGATCCGAAGGATGATCCGAACGACGGGTTTGGGATCGGGCGTGTCGTTCGGGAAATCCATGAAGACGGCTCGTGGGGGCCGGTTTATTTTGTTCACTATAACCCGGCCTGGAATGAGCGGAATACGACTTGCCCATACTATACGAAAAGCCCGGACAAGGGTTTTGTGGCGGATTGCGACGAGCTGATGGCCAACCCCCTGATGATGATGCAATGGGTGGAGGAGACGGACCGGAAGGACCCGCTGATCCCGTTGCATAAGGATTATAAGGCGTTCTGCTTTTACCACCTCGACGACGGAAGGGTCGTGGGGCTTTGGAAAAATGCGCTCACGGGGATCAGCCGGGATGGCGGCCGGACGTGGGGTCCGGTGACGCGGGCGCCGCATTTTGTCAACAGCAATGCCAAAATATGGGGGCAAAAAACATCGGACGGCCGTTTTGTGACGGTGTATAATCCTTCAGAATTTCGCTGGCCGCTGGCGCTATCGGTGAGCGCGGACGGACTGGACTATACCAACCTCCTGCTGGTGGGTGGCAATATCACGACCATGCGGTACGGGGGCAACTATAAGTCGTACGGCCCGCAGTATGTGCGGGGCATCGAGGAGGGGAACGGTGTGCCACCGGATGGGAAGGTCTGGGTGACGTACAGCATGAACAAGGAAGACATCTGGGTCGCTTCCATCCCGGTCCCCATCACGGACACCGCGCGGACGGATGTGGACGAGGACTTCGGCCGGATGGACAGCAGCCGGGCGCTGGAACGGTGGAATACGTACAGCCCCCTGTGGGCGCCCGTCGGGATCGTTCGGATGGCAGATGGTCGAAGGGCCCTCCGGCTGGAAGATCGTGATCCTTTTGACGTGGCCGAAGCGGAACGGGTGTTCCCGCCGGCGCGTAGGGTAGAAGCGGACTTCACGGTGATCCCCGCCCAGAACGATACAGGGATGCTGGCGGTGGAATTCCGCAATGCCCGGGGGGACATCGCCGTTCGGCTTACGTTTGACAAGGACGGCGTGCTCAAGACAAAGGCCGGGCCTCACGAAAAAAATATTTTGAACTACGAACCAGGCCGCGCTTATGATTGCAAGGTGACGCTCTCCGCGGACAACCGCTTTTATACGGTGACGGTCAATGGCAAGTCGGTGAACCAGCTTTTCTTTACCCCGGTGGAGAACCTGGAGCGTATCGTGTTCCGCACGGGCCCGGTGAACCGGTTTCCCGATGCGGACACGCCATCCGACCAGGACTTTGATGTACCCAACGCGGGGCGTCAGGATGGCCCGGCGGTTTTTTATATCACACACTTGCAAACGCACACGATGGAGCCATGA